In Oryza sativa Japonica Group chromosome 1, ASM3414082v1, the genomic stretch TCAGCTATTTAGGTTCTGTGTCATGTACTTTTGCTTGTTAGTGTGTGGGGGCGGAACCTCACACATTTCTTTGTAGTGTATAAACCTAAGAACTTAGAAAGTTCGAGCTTTGGTGAAGTCCTTCATGTTAATACATGTCGAATGTGAGGATGGGGGCGTCTGGGGGGTACTATGCTCAAATCTGAAAAATGTGTTATATACACTATCGCATGAGACCAATGAACCACACAGATAGTAGACATCTGTACAAAAGGGTACACTTTCATTACAGAAGATCATGTGTACAACATGTCTACATAAAACTAGCCTCAAAAGATCCTCCAAAGTGAGGGTCTCAAGCAAAATTGGCCCCATCTCCTTTTAAGGACTAAATATGATGCATTGCCTAAAAGCCCCCAATTTGGATGTAAGGTTTATTGACGATTAAAAGTATGAGTTCTAATAAGTAGCTGTTAGTTAAGTTATGcttttaattttgaccaaagtttGATGATCTGGATTCGGATGAAAAGTCTCCAGCTTTAGTATATTTCTTTGCAGTACTTCTGTATACCCAACTGTCAAGATATTCATTTCTCAAAACTTGGGAAGATATAGTGTTTCATAGGGTCATCGATATACGAATTGAGCGCAACAAAGCTAATATGAGCTTGTTTTATTTCTTATCAAATTGTTTGGTGTAACCAAGTGCTCAGCAGTTTGGCATCATGGGTACCTGAAGATCCAACTATGTTTTGGCCCTTCTAATTCATAGGAGTTAGGACTAACcattaacatttttttatttagtaGATTTGCAGGGATATATGTTTCTAATGTGCAATTTTCTACTAGTACCTAGGTTATGTGTCCTGCTAAAATGATTGTTGTTGCAGGTGGATTGTGTGTAGCTCTGTAACAAAGGATCTTGGTCCATAGGAGTGAACCAGAAGGTACAAAACTTCTTGGCTATTATGACATCGGTGGGTCTAGTAGATTCTTCATCAGGTTTCCCGGAAACGAGTACTAGTGGAGCCACTGATCGTCTGACAGATGATATCAGCGAGATGAGCATAAGAGATAAGGTAATTTTATTCTGGAAATCAATCACAATATTACTCAATTCTTATGATGATACCATCCTCTTTGACTCTTATTGACATATGTACCAGGAAGTTGAAGCTGTAGTGGTCAGTGGCAATAGTATGGACATAGGTCACACTATTGTGACAACTGTTGGTGGAAGAAATGGGCAGCCAAAGCAGGTACTGACATAGCATTGGTCTATGGTGATCACTACTATGTTTGTACTGTAGTACTTCATGTTGCAATAGATAGAATTTATGTGGCAAACACTACCACATTATTAAAAAATTGCCGTTATGTGCCATTATTTGTCTATTTCTAAAAACTTATAGTACTGGATTTTTATTGGATTGCAGACAATTAGTTACATCGCAGAGCGTGCTGTTGGGCGTGGTTCATTTGGAGTTGTCTTCCAGGTGGGCCATTGGTATATGCCATTCTGTCATTACCTTTCTGTTTAGAGATTACTAATTAAATTATCTTTGACAGGCTAAGTGTCTAGAAACTGGTGAGAGAGTTGCTGTAAAGAAAGTTCTTCAAGATGCGAGATACAAGAACCGGGAGCTGCAAACGATGCAAGTTCTCGATCACCCAAATGTTGCATGCTTGAAGCATTACTTTTGCTCGACTACTGCGAAGGAGGAGCTATACCTCAACTTGGTTCTTGAATATGTGCCAGAAACTGTTCATCGTGTTATTAGACATTACAATAAGATGAGCCAACGCATGCCATTGATTTATGTTAAACTTTATATGTACCAGGTAAGGTTGCAGGCGCCTTACAACACAACTATAGCTATGCACTATTAGTTTTGATAATGATTTTAACTGAAAACTGTTCATTGTCATTTCTGTTCTTTCAGATTTGTAGGGCTTTGGCATACATTCATAACTGTGTGGGAGTATGCCACAGAGATATAAAGCCACAGAATATATTGGTATGTACTGTGGTTAACTGGTTATCATTTGTCTGAGTAGTGCATACTAGCAACATTATTTTCCGTATATGATAATTTCAGCTTAATGAGGTCTGACAAGATATTCCTGTCATAGGTGAATCCACATAATCATCAGTTGAAATTGTGTGACTTTGGCAGTGCAAAAGTCCTGGTATGATCCCTTGTATCAATTAGAGTAATCTTCACTCACATATGTTTTCATAAAAAAAGGTCACATATCTTTTATAAGCTATCTGAAATTCTTAAATTTACCTTGCCGTGTCCATAGGTGAAAGGGGAACCAAATATTTCATATATCTGTTCTAGATACTACAGAGCCCCAGAACTCATATTTGGGGCTACAGAGTACACGACAGCTATTGATGTGTGGTCTGCTGGCTGTGTTCTTGCTGAACTACTTCTAGGGCAGGTAAGAAGTCAACCTAGTTGTCATCATACATTACCCAATTTCTTGAAGCAACTTCTCTGAATTATTTGCTGTTGGTTAGCCTGTTTTTCCTGGTGACAGTGGCGTCGACCAACTTGTTGAAATTATCAAGGTAACATCTGATTTAGTTTAGTGGAATATTATTCTATgtagtttcccccttttcttttagCTCATGCAGGAGACTTACTGTACTTCATTCAGGTACTGGGTACTCCAACAAGGGAAGAAATCAAACATATGAATCCGAACTACACTGAGTTTAAGTTCCCCCAAATCAAAGCTCACCCATGGCACAAGGTAGGAGCCTTCACATTTATTTTGTTCCTCTTATTTTCAGAGTTAATGTCTCCTGCTtactatttataaattataatgtGTATTCTAATTATGCATACTTTCACCAGATCTTTCATAAAAGAATGCCATCTGAAGCTGTAGATCTTGTGTCTCGGCTTCTGCAGTACTCACCACACCTCCGGTGCAGTGCAGTAAGTATTAATGCATATATCAGGAAATCTCTTGTAAATGTTTCTATGTACTCATTTTAcatcttcctttttttctcctcgCACCAGTTGGAGGTGTTAATTCATCCATTCTTCGATGAACTACGAGATCCAAATGCTCGCTTACCAAATGGCCGTACTCTTCCCCCACTATTCAATTTCAAGCCTCGTGGTAAGTTAAGATTTTTGTCAATGCCAGACCAACTGAAACACCCTGACAGCAATATCCTGATTTGCTAACTACTGAACTTGAACAGAGCTGAAAGGAGCATCAATGGAATTTCTTGTGAAGTTGGTTCCACAGCATGCTAAGAAGCAATGTGCCTTCTTAGGATTATGAGCAGACAGTTCATACACTAATCGGGTATTACGTTGGTCTACTTGGTTCCGTAGAACAGCATGGCCTGCAGTATTATTGAATGGGCCCTAATTTTGTTCTACGTGCACCCTGCTTGGGCATGCCTTCTACCATCATATTCTGTAAAGCAGATGAAGACATGGAGTGAGTGGTTATTGATTGGGGCTTGTATATTGGTCTGCCCTTGACTTGAGAACTTTATTCACTCTGCTGTATCAAGCAAGAAAGAACACGTATGTATGCTTGAGCCATATTTCATTCCAGAGCCTCTATCAGGTTTCACCGACCATCAGATTTAAGTCTTCCAGTTTGTAGGGCTAAGCCAAAAAAGTTCTATGTGTGAAGAGTTGGAGACATCTGTTTGGTTACAAGCTATTTGATTGTATTTGATCATTCTTTTGTATTAACACTCTGATAAACTTACATGAGTTAATTCTATTGTTATGTGATATAGTTGTGTGCCACTTTTAAACACCTAAACAACTCTGTTCAATGTTGAAATGTTTGGCATGTATCAACATATCACCTCATTATTTCGAGGTTGATTTTGTACACCTGATATCTGTTAGCTTGAATGCTTGATTACAAGCAAatgattaaatattttatataccGATGCGCCTCGATGATTCCATTTTTTTACCCTGATTTCTGTTAGCTTGAATGTTTGATTACAAGATGGATAAGGGCGTAAGGAGCATTCCAATTAATGTCTCGTTTTTTGTCAAAGTACTAATCAAGGTACGCATATATCACTCCTGAATGAAAACCCATTTTTGGTGAGAGGCAGTGTCTGTCTGTATGACCGTTTCAATCATGAATTGCTGAGCTGAATCCCTGGGTTATTGCTAGAACGGAGCATTTTATAGCATTGTTACATCGTTTGTTTcttgtgccttttttttttggtttgtttgAAGAGTAATGGGATGCATCTCATGCACTCACGCCATATCGTTTGTTTCTTgtgcttttgtttttcttgagGAATACAATGGGATCCCATGCACTCACGCCATGCATGCACTTGCGTCTTGCGTGCGCAAGTTTTTATACGGATGACTAGATTTATGTTCTGAATAGTAGCTAGTATGTTCTAGATATAATTGCATATACTATATAATTTGCTATACTACCTTTTGCTTTTGTTCCGGAAATCCATCCACCCAAGGCGTGCAGCTTGACAATACCAGTTTCCAACAAAGGATGCTCTTTTGTTCTGCCACCAACCAAGTACTCCATTAGTTTAAACACTTCCGTATCAAGAGCTGCTTGCACTGAACTAAGAGAATCCTTTTCTCCCCAATACTGCCAAGTGTGCCAAGAACAGATATCTGATTTTGCAACTGAATGTGCTGTCATGTAGTGCAtataaaagaaagaagagagaaaccAAGAGGTGGTTCAGTTTAGATTTGGTTGTCTTGtagtgaaaaaaaagagaaaccaaGAGGTGGTTCAGTTCAGATCTGTCAGGGGAAGCCAAGCCTTATGTTTCTCTGCTTGTTTCAACTATTTTCAGTGGAAGTGTCACAGCTGAATGTACAGCATGCACCATATGTTTCTCTCCTCCACTATACAATTTATTCAGTCTGATACTCATGTTTCAGACTTTTGCCTGTTTTCTGGTGACCTAGTCCTAGTCAATTTTGATGTGAGCCTACAACCTCACTTTGCAAAATGTCCAACAATTTTACTGATATGATGGTTGGTCGGCCAGGCACCGAGCGAGTTGCCAAGACAGAACGCCTGCTTTTGTTTATGCAAAACAAAAATGACTGTCTTAAACTAGTACTAACTAACACTATCAAGCTGCAATGATAGATGCTAGGCTTGCTACCTATCTACTAGCTAGACAGTATATATTTATGCTACCGTGCAATCTCTAGCAGCTACGTACGTACCGACCTGATGTGAGCCCTGAGTGCTGCACTGAAACGCGGATGCACACCAATATCGGGCAGAAAAATGGTTAAAACCAAATGGATCATATGGACCACGGCAGCACCACCAGAAATCTAGTGGCCACGACGAATTACCGCAATGAAAACCAAAACCGAGCAATCAAACTTTTGGCCAGCGCACACGAATGCTACCATGTACTTCCAGTACAGTGATCAGCACCGCCCCTCGGGGTTAATAATTCAGTTGTAAAGCGCGCGCCACCTAGCTTAGCCTTTTCTCTTGATCTCCTCCTCTCTAGCTAGTGGTGGCTTTATCACGATTAATTCTAGTAGTAGATATCACACATGCACTCGCAGTAGTCGCATGCAGCTGCAATGTCTGACCGCGAAGGatgcgcgcacgcacgcacgcatctTGCTCGATCGGCCAATCTGGTCGCCAGATTCACGTCCATTTTCTGCTCGATTTGGATTAAACAACGGTGGCAGTAGAAAGACTAGTACTAATCTAGTAGACTAGTAGAAACAGTGGTCACCCCGGCGACGACGGGGGAGAGGAAGATTCGGGCCCGAATTTCGCAACGCACGCATGgcatacccccccccccccccccccccccgaaagcGATACGTATGCTGACCGATCCATGCGCTTGATGCGACCATGCGTCGCGTTACATCAGGGAAAACGTGAGCGGAACAGCAACCGCGacggcgccaccaccgcgcagcagcagcacgtaCGCCGgcgacacgcgcgcgcgcgcgtgcccgtTTCTCTCGATCTCGCCACGGCTAGCTAAAGAGCGAGACAGTGAGTGCAACCTTTGATCGATCCTACCCCCAAATAGAAGTAGAATTGAGACACTGAGTGGTGCAAAGCCCTACTACTACGTGCACTGCCGCTGTCATTTCTCTAAGTAGAAGTGGAAAGTTAGTAGAACTCGTCGTACGTACGTCGACGACTCGTCTCGCGCGTGTACGTACGTGCACGCTCCACTGCACGTCGTGGAGGAGAAAAGCGGGGCTCGATCGTGTGCGATGTGTGTGTGGCGTGGCCGGCCAGCGATCGAGCGAGCGCGCTCGgtgaggcgcgcgcgcgggggggtGGGTCGGTCGGTCGCCGCCATTAGAAAAATGGGCGCCCTTCGGCGCGAAATGGCGAAGAGCAGCCACATAACAAGCCTCTGATGAGGCCTCCACTACCGTTCACtcgtctccaccaccaccaccaccaccatcatctcctcctcctccgacgcgCGGCCATGCACGCGCCCGCCCGCCTCGCTCCCTCCCTATAAATCCTGGCTCCCGCGCTCCCCACACTTCTCCAAGCCCAACAACTCCCAACCGTCTCTAGCTCTAGCTAAGCTTAGCCGCGGCCTCTTGATCGACAAGCCTtcgctagcagcagcagcagatcgcGTCTCGTCGTCCTAGATCCCCGCGACAGCGACCTTGGATACTGCCTGCGTGCGTATATAAGAAGAGGTAGACGGgtagtgatcgatcgatccatccatccaagaTTCACCATTCAGCTCAGAGCTGCACGAACGCCTCTGCACTGAGAGTTTTTCATAGGTTTCTGCGGTGATGGAGCTCGCCGCAGCCGGTAGGACCGCCGCCATTGCGCTGCTTCTCGCGCTTGCCTTCGCGTCGAGCTTCATTAGCGCCGCCGATGGCGCGAGGAGTGCCCGCCACCACCACGCCAAGCACGCCAAGCGCAACGCCGCGCACCCGCCGTCGCAGGCGCCGGGCCCCGCGGCGAGGCACGCCCCGGGACCGGCGAGGCACCACGGCGCGCCGGCTCCTCACCCGGGGCGGCGCTCTCCCCCGGCCCCGGCGCCGGCCAACCCGCCGTCGTCCGACCCAATGCCTGGCGGggcgccgagcgccgcccccgcggccggcgcggccaCCGTGTACGACATCGTCAAGGACTTCGGCGCGGCCGGGGACGGCGTGACGGACGACACCGACGCGCTCAAGACGGCGTGGGACACCGCGTGcgcggacgacggcgcgggcgtcgtgctggccgccgccggtcgctcGTTCCTGATCCACACCACCGTCTTCACCGGGCCCTGCCAGGGCAGCGTCACGCTGCAGGTCGACGGGACGATCGTCGCGCCGAGCGAGCCGGCGACGTGGCCGGCGAACAACAAGCGCAACTGGCTCGTCTTCTACCGCGCCGACGGCGTGtcgctcgtcggcgccggcctcaTCGACGGCAAGGGCCAGAAATGGTGGGATCTTCCCTGCAAGCCTCACAAGGTATATAAGCTCAACTAATTAATTGCATCTCTACTCTTGCAATATTGGAGTACATATCTATCTGAATCTAATagctttccattttttttccttctttttttcttcaggGGGGAAACACTCATGGACCATGTGACAGCCCAGTGGTGAGTGGCCTAACGCAACGACCTTTTAACCGTATTAACTGCCTCTGATTAGTGACAGTGTAATCAGTGCTAAGTACGATGCTAATCTTTGCAGGCGATGCGGTTCGCCATCAGCAACAACGTGACGGTGCGAGGGCTCAAGGTGCAGAACAGCCCGGAGTTCCACTTCCGGTTCGACAACTGCAACGGCGTGCGCGTCGACGGCCTGTCCATCAGCTCGCCGGCGCTGAGCCCCAACACCGACGGCATCCACGTCGAGAACACCTCGGACGTCCTCATCACCAACACCGTCGTCTCCAACGGCGACGACTGCGTCTCCATCGGCGCCGGCACGCTCAACGTCCACATCGAGAACGTCACCTGCGGGCCCGGGCACGGCATCAGCATCGGCAGCCTGGGGAAGGCCGGGACCAAGGCGTGCGTGGCGAACGTGACGGTGCGGAACGCGGTGATCCGGCACTCGGACAACGGCGTGCGCATCAAGACGTGGCAGGGCGGGTCCGGCTCCGTGTCGGCGGTGGCGTTCGAGAACGTGAGGATGGACGCGGTGCGCAACCCCATCATCATCGACCAGTACTACTGCCTCTCCAAGAGCTGCGAGAACGAGACCACCGCCGTGTTCGTCAACGGCGTCTCCTACTCCGGCATCCGGGGCACCTACGACGTGCGCGGCCCGCCCATCCACTTCGGCTGCAGCGACGCCGTGCCGTGCACCAACATCACGCTCTCCGACGTCGAGCTGCTGCCGGCGTCCGGCGACACCGTCGACGAGCCCTTCTGCTGGAACGTCTACGGCAACGCCGCCACGCCCACCGTGCCGCCGGTGTCGTGCCTCAGCTCCGGCTTCCCCAACTACACCGAGAAAAAGGACCTCCAGTGTTACTGATGATGTGATGAGCATGCCTGAGATAGAGATCATCTCCGGTCATCCCTGCATGCAGCGACTTgtttaattagaggaaaaaagaattaaaaaaaagaagagagagaaagtaaTTAAACTAGTGCAGATAAATTTAAAAGGAAGATTAAAAAGCTAGTAGCATGGAACTAAAGGATTAATTACTAGTGTATATAGAAAGACGAAAAATGTAATAGTAATATATGATTTGTGCGAGAACTAATGAAATATATGTAGAATGGTTTGCTTAATTATGTTTGCTCCATGGATCAAGCAGTACTGTTTGTCACATGCTTGCATGCGTGGCTGGTGTGACAGTGACAAACACATGTCGTACACAATATCATGTTTTTCCATAGAGATCTTGTTGAATTTTAGATTGGCAATTTGTGAGTTTGGTAATATATATGCTTAGTTATGCTAGCTGCAGAGGTTATGAAGTTTGATGTTTAAAAACAATTTAAGGTAGACTACTTCTTTGTCTTCTTAGCGATAATAAAAAGAGAGCTATGCAACGAAagctataaaaaaaatcctaaaattaaatctaaaatCAAACTCTAAAATTTCAACAACTATTTAATTGTCATTTAAGGAGTGGGAGGCGCATGAGGCCGCAATGCCTAGCAATTTGCTGAAGGCAGCAACATTACGCTCGATCTCAGATTATGGCAAGTTGCAATAATGGGTAGCTAGATGGCCTCATTGCCTCAAAGTTGAATCAAAAGTTTCGTACAACGTACTATTACAAAGCTAGGTGCCATTTAAATAATTAAGCGGCAGAAAACAAGAACACAAAGTTAAAGAAAAACTTTCAGGGCCCCCTCTGGGCTATACGGACGCACGCCAAATAACTTTCTGTCCTAATAATGCCATCCACAAGGCAGAATTTGACGACTCAAGACGACTTAAAAGGTGTCATCAACAGTAAACTAACTGTTTCTCCAAACATAAACCTTGTTTTTTACTACCATCAAGTGCTTCAGAGAGACGCATCTGATTTGTACGTACGCCATTATATTTTTCCCTGTTTGTGGAGATGGGCCAAGAAACAAGCATCACCTAACCAACTAAGAAATACCTGCTCAAACATGTTCTTTTGCAGCAAAAAAGGTAAAATAAAGCCGTGGAT encodes the following:
- the LOC4326720 gene encoding shaggy-related protein kinase alpha isoform X1 encodes the protein MTSVGLVDSSSGFPETSTSGATDRLTDDISEMSIRDKEVEAVVVSGNSMDIGHTIVTTVGGRNGQPKQTISYIAERAVGRGSFGVVFQAKCLETGERVAVKKVLQDARYKNRELQTMQVLDHPNVACLKHYFCSTTAKEELYLNLVLEYVPETVHRVIRHYNKMSQRMPLIYVKLYMYQICRALAYIHNCVGVCHRDIKPQNILVNPHNHQLKLCDFGSAKVLVKGEPNISYICSRYYRAPELIFGATEYTTAIDVWSAGCVLAELLLGQPVFPGDSGVDQLVEIIKVLGTPTREEIKHMNPNYTEFKFPQIKAHPWHKIFHKRMPSEAVDLVSRLLQYSPHLRCSAVSINAYIRKSLVNVSMYSFYIFLFFSSHQLEVLIHPFFDELRDPNARLPNGRTLPPLFNFKPRELKGASMEFLVKLVPQHAKKQCAFLGL
- the LOC4326720 gene encoding shaggy-related protein kinase alpha isoform X2; this encodes MTSVGLVDSSSGFPETSTSGATDRLTDDISEMSIRDKEVEAVVVSGNSMDIGHTIVTTVGGRNGQPKQTISYIAERAVGRGSFGVVFQAKCLETGERVAVKKVLQDARYKNRELQTMQVLDHPNVACLKHYFCSTTAKEELYLNLVLEYVPETVHRVIRHYNKMSQRMPLIYVKLYMYQICRALAYIHNCVGVCHRDIKPQNILVNPHNHQLKLCDFGSAKVLVKGEPNISYICSRYYRAPELIFGATEYTTAIDVWSAGCVLAELLLGQPVFPGDSGVDQLVEIIKVLGTPTREEIKHMNPNYTEFKFPQIKAHPWHKIFHKRMPSEAVDLVSRLLQYSPHLRCSALEVLIHPFFDELRDPNARLPNGRTLPPLFNFKPRELKGASMEFLVKLVPQHAKKQCAFLGL
- the LOC4326721 gene encoding polygalacturonase At1g48100, producing the protein MELAAAGRTAAIALLLALAFASSFISAADGARSARHHHAKHAKRNAAHPPSQAPGPAARHAPGPARHHGAPAPHPGRRSPPAPAPANPPSSDPMPGGAPSAAPAAGAATVYDIVKDFGAAGDGVTDDTDALKTAWDTACADDGAGVVLAAAGRSFLIHTTVFTGPCQGSVTLQVDGTIVAPSEPATWPANNKRNWLVFYRADGVSLVGAGLIDGKGQKWWDLPCKPHKGGNTHGPCDSPVAMRFAISNNVTVRGLKVQNSPEFHFRFDNCNGVRVDGLSISSPALSPNTDGIHVENTSDVLITNTVVSNGDDCVSIGAGTLNVHIENVTCGPGHGISIGSLGKAGTKACVANVTVRNAVIRHSDNGVRIKTWQGGSGSVSAVAFENVRMDAVRNPIIIDQYYCLSKSCENETTAVFVNGVSYSGIRGTYDVRGPPIHFGCSDAVPCTNITLSDVELLPASGDTVDEPFCWNVYGNAATPTVPPVSCLSSGFPNYTEKKDLQCY